AACAATATGATGGCTTAGGGTAAACCCCTCGTAAATCTATACGCGTCAATCGCTCTGCCGCGCCCTGCTCCAAGGCTTCAAGAATAGAACAGTAGGTACTCGTATGCGCTTTTCCACAGCACGCATCACTTAGGCGCTTTAGAGAACCACGCATAAGTTCCAACTCACTAATCTTACTTTCTACCTCAGCCAATCTGGCGTCAACGATCGATTTCGATTCTTGGCAAGTATGGTGCATAGGATCAACTCGGATCGAGAGTAACTCGCGAATCGACTCTAGCGTAAAACCAAGTTGCTTAGCATAGCGGATAAAACGTAATCGTTGAAGATCATGATCGGTGTAGAGCCGGTACCCGCCTTCTGTCCGCACTTCATGATCCATCATCTTCTGCTTTTCGTAATAACGAACGGTGTCTGGAGTTACGCCAGCAAGCTTCGCCAATTGTCCGATACGATACATAGTTTGTCTCTACTCAGGGTCAAAATGCTGGGTAAATTTATCCGCATACTCAGTATGTAAAAAATCCGTGCTCATACCCGCTTGCCGTAAACGAAATTCTAATACAGCCAATTTTTTATTGAGCTCTATAAAATCAGGATGCTCACGAGAAAGACCACGAAGCAGTGACGCTAGCGTTGCGGCTTCCTTTCTTTGCTCGATCTCAGGTGGCAAACATCCCGCATTTTTTAAAAGACGGTAACCAACACGTAAGTCTGCTGGAACATGAGAGTCATCATCCAGCAATAGAGGCTTACCCTCACCAGATAGATTATCAAGCTCACCGCGCTTCAACGCTGAACTAATATGGCGCTCGGCCCATTCATCGACTAAAAACATAGCACTCAATCCAAATGAATATCTCTATAGCTTATAGCAGGATGACAGAAAAAATGAAGGAATACGCAGAAGGTGAAGTAAAGGCGATAAATTTTAGATATAAAAAAGCCGGGCCTAAGCCCGGCATTTTCATGCTCCTACAGATTACTCTGCAGTCGCTTCTGCATCAGATACAGAACGATCAACGAGTTCGATGTAAGCCATCGGCGCGTTGTCGCCTGCACGGAAGCCACACTTCAGAATGCGAGTGTAACCACCGGCGCGGCTCGCGAAACGCGGGCCTAGCTCGTTAAACAGTTTTGCCACGATCTCGTTATCACGAGTACGGGCGAATGCCAGACGACGATTAGCAACGCTGTCGGTCTTGGCAAGAGTAATCAGCGGCTCAACCACGCGACGCAGCTCTTTCGCTTTCGGCAGGGTCGTCTTGATGATTTCATGACGAACCAAAGAGCCGGCCATATTGCGGAACATAGCTTGGCGATGGCTGCTGTTACGGTTCAGTTGACGACCACTCTTACGATGGCGCATGACCTTATCCTTCTCAGTAAAACCTTAACCTGTGACCTAGTTACTCGTCAGCAATGCTAGCTGGCGGCCAGTTTTCGAGGCGCATGCCCAGAGACAGACCACGTGAAGCCAGCACGTCTTTAATCTCAGTAAGAGATTTTTTACCCAAGTTCGGCGTTTTCAGCAACTCAACTTCGGTACGCTGTACTAGATCACCGATGTAGTGGATAGCTTCTGCCTTGAGGCAGTTAGCAGAGCGGACAGTCAATTCCAGATCGTCAACAGGGCGCAGCAGGATCGGATCGAACTCCGGCTTCTCTTCTTTAACTTCCGGCTGACGCACATCACGTAGGTCAACGAAAGCTTCAAGTTGTTCAGCCAAGATAGTTGCCGCACGGCGGATTGATTCTTCCGGATCAATCGTACCATTGGTTTCCATCTCGATAACCAGCTTGTCCAGGTCGGTACGCTGTTCAACACGAGCCGCTTCAACATTGTAAGCAATACGCTCTACAGGGCTGTAGCAAGCATCGACTAACAGACGGCCGATCGGGCGCTCATCTTCTTCCGAATGAATTCGGGCAGAAGCCGGCACATAACCACGACCACGCTGAATTTTGATACGCATACTAATTGATGCATTTTCATCAGTCAGATGGCAGATCACATGCTGCGGCTTGACGATTTCGACATCACCATCATGGGTGATATCGGCTGCAGTCACAGGGCCAATGCCAGACTTATTCAGGGTAAGAATAACTTCATCTTTGCCTTGAACTTTCACCGCCAGCCCTTTCAGGTTGAGCAGGATTTCCAGGATATCTTCCTGTACACCTTCTTTGGTGCTGTACTCATGTAGTACACCATCAATCTCAACCTCGGTCACCGCGCAACCCGGCATAGATGAAAGCAGAATACGGCGCAGTGCGTTACCAAGAGTATGGCCAAAGCCACGCTCTAACGGCTCAAGGGTCACCTTGGCGTGCGTCGAACTCAGTTGCTCGATATCTACCAGGCGCGGTTTTAGAAACTCTGTCACAGAACCCTGCATTGTGTCCTCTCTTTGGTACTAAGCTTTACTTAGAGTAAAGCTCGACGATCAGGTGTTCGTTAATGTCCGCAGACAGGTCGGAACGTTCAGGATTACGTTTGAACACACCTTCCATCTTAGCAGCATCAACTTCCAGCCAAGTCGGCTTTTCACGCTGCTCAGCCAGCTCCAGAGCGGCCTTCACACGAGATTGCTTTTTAGCTTTCTCACGTACGCTGACTACGTCATTAGGAGATACCTGATAAGAAGCGATGTTAACAACGCGACCATTTACTACGACTGCTTTATGGCTAACCAACTGACGTGCTTCTGCACGAGTGGCGCCGAAGCCCATACGGTAAACGACGTTGTCCAGACGACCTTCCAGCAGTTGCAACAGGTTTGCACCAGTGTTGCCTTTCAGGCGGGCTGCTTCTTTATAATAGTTACGGAACTGACGCTCCAGAACGCCGTAGATACGACGAACTTTTTGCTTCTCACGTAACTGAACACCATAGTCAGACAGACGCGGTTTACGCGCACCGTGCTGGCCAGGTGCCTGCTCAATTTTACACTTGGTATCGATCGCACGAACGCCAGACTTAAGGAATAAGTCTGTGCCCTCACGACGGCTCAGCTTGAGCTTAGGACCCAAATATCTTGCCATTTTCTTTCTCCAACAATCCGAGGAACGACGTTATACGCGACGTTTCTTCGGCGGACGACAACCGTTATGAGGGATCGGAGTCACATCAGTAATATTAGTGATGCGGAAACCAGCCGCGTTCAACGCGCGGATAGTAGACTCACGGCCAGGACCAGGTCCTTTAACCATAACTTCCAGATTCTTAATTCCGTACTCTTTTACTGCTTCGGCGCAACGTTCTGCTGCTACCTGTGCGGCAAACGGAGTGGATTTACGAGAACCACGGAAACCGGAACCACCGGCTGTTGCCCAACCCAGTGCGTTACCCTGACGATCAGTAATGGTAACAATGGTGTTGTTGAAAGAAGCATGGACGTGAGCCACACCGTCAGAGACTTGCTTTCTTACACGCTTACGTGCACGAATAGGTGCCTTTGCCATTATTCAATCACCCCGATTATTTCTTGATCGGTTTACGCGGACCCTTACGGGTACGTGCGTTGGTCTTAGTACGCTGACCGCGAACCGGTAGACCACGACGATGACGCAAACCACGATAGGTACCAAGATCCATCAGACGCTTGATGCTCAGGGTTACTTCACGACGCAGGTCACCTTCTACAGTGTACTTGGCAACTTCGTCACGCAGCTTATCGATTTGCTCTTCAGACAGCTCACTGATCTTAACATTTTCAGCAATGCCCGTTGCTTCACAGATAGCCTGTGAACGGGTTTTGCCGATACCGAAGATCGCAGTTAATGCGATTACAGTATGTTTTTGATCAGGAATGTTAATGCCTGCTATACGGGCCACTATGCACTCCTAAATTTTTATACAACAGTACCACTCTGAAAAGCCCGTTTTCAGGATACTCAAATGATACTGTAGCAACATACAAAAGATTGGCTGGCTAATCTAGCCAGCTCAACCCAACTTTGCAAGAAAAATATGCGAGATAATCAGCCTTGACGCTGTTTATGCTTCGGTTCTACGCTGCAAATCACACGCACAACACCGTTGCGCTTAACAATTTTACAGTTACGACATAATTTCTTGACGGAAGCACGAACTTTCATTTTACTCTCCGTAACTTCTCAAACTCACCAAGATTAGCGGTTATAGCCTTTCAGGTTCGCTTTCTTCAATGCAGACTCATACTGACTTGACATCATTAGAGTTTGCACTTGAGCCATAAAGTCCATGATGACCACAACTACGATGAGTAGTGATGTACCACCAAAGTAGAATGGTACTTTCATTGCATCACGCATGAACTCCGGGATCAGGCAGATAAAGGTAATATACAACGCACCAATTAAGGTTAAACGAGTCATTACTTTATCGATATACTTCGCCGTTTGCTCTCCCGGACGAATTCCTGGTACGAATGCACCGGACTTCTTCAGGTTATCAGCTGTTTCTCTTGGGTTGAAAACCAACGCCGTATAGAAGAAACAGAAGAAGATGATTGCAGACGCATAGAGTAACACATAAAGCGGTTGCCCAGGCTGCAAATACAGCGAAATTGTAGTCAGCCAGTTCCAACCGGTGCCGCCCCCGAACCAAGATGCAATCGTGGCTGGGAACAGAATAATGCTGGAAGCAAAGATAGCAGGGATTACACCAGCCATATTCACTTTCAACGGTAAATGTGTGCTCTGTGCTGCATAAACACGACGACCTTGCTGACGCTTAGCATAGTTAACGACGATACGACGCTGACCACGTTCTACGAAAACAACGAAGAAGGTTACTGCAAATACTAACACTGCAACCAACAGCAACAGGAGGAAGTGCAGGTCGCCCTGCCGCGCTTGCTCGATAGTATGGCCAATTGCCGGCGGTAAACCCGCTACAATCCCCGCAAAGATAATGATTGAGATACCGTTGCCGATACCACGTTCAGTTATCTGCTCACCCAGCCACATTAGGAACATAGTCCCTGTAACCAAGCTCACCACCGCGGTGAAGTAGAACGCAAAGCCAGGGTTTATAACCAAGCCTTGCATTCCTGGCATATTCGGAAGACCGGTAGCAATACCGATCGACTGGAATATGGCTAAAACCAGCGTACCGTAACGGGTGTACTGACTAATCTTACGACGGCCAGCCTCCCCTTCTTTCTTAATTTCCGCTAACGCTGGGTGAACCACCGTTAACAACTGGATAATAATGGACGCAGAAATATACGGCATAATACCCAGAGCAAAGATAGAAGCACGGCTGAGAGCACCACCAGAGAACATGTTAAACATTTCAATGATGGTGCCTCTCTGCTGTTCGAGCAGTTTGGCAAGTACAGCGGCATCAATACCAGGGATCGGAATGAAAGAGCCAATACGGAAAACTATGAGCGCCCCAATTACAAACAGCAGTCTGCGCTTGAGTTCGCCAAGTCCACCCTTGGCACTTTGATAATCTAATCCTGGTTGCTTAGCCATCTGCTACTTATTCCTCAATTTTACCGCCAGCAGCTTCGATAGCAGCACGAGCGCCTTTGGTGACACGAAGGCCACGCAAAGTCACAGCACGATTGATTTCACCAGAAAGCATAACTTTCGCGAATTCAATCTGTGGGCCAACTACGTTAGCGGCTTTCAGAGTGTTCAGGTCGATAACATCGCCTTCAACTAAAGCGATCTCTGACAGACGAACTTCTGCAGTGATCATTGCTTTACGAGAAGTAAAGCCGAATTTCGGCAGACGACGGTACAGAGGCATCTGACCACCTTCGAAACCACGACGTACGCCACCGCCAGAACGAGACTTCTGACCTTTGTGACCACGACCGCCGGTTTTACCCAGGCCAGAACCGATACCACGACCCAGACGCTTGGAAGCGTGCTTGGACCCTTCGGCCGGAGACAGAGTATTTAAACGCATCTCTTACTCCTCAACTTTAACCATGTAGGAAACCGCGTTGACCATACCACGTACAGCAGGAGTATCCTCGCGCTCTACGGTGTGGCCAATACGACGCAGACCCAGGCCAAGCAGCGTTGCCTTGTGTTTCGGCAGACGACCGATTGCACTGCGGGTTTGAGTTATTTTAATAGTCTTTGCCATGGTCAATTACCCCAGAATTTCTTCAACGGATTTACCACGCTTGGCAGCGACCATTTCTGGGGACTTCATGCTAGCCAGACCATCGATAGTTGCACGAACCACATTAATTGGGTTGGTGGAACCATAGGCCTTAGCTAGAACGTTGTGAACCCCAGCGACTTCCAGAACGGCGCGCATTGCACCACCGGCAATAATACCGGTACCTTCGGAAGCCGGCTGCATGAACACACGAGAACCCGTGTGAGCACCTTTAACAGGGTGCTGCAGGGTGCCGCTGTTCAGCGCGACATTCATCATGTTGCGACGGGCTTTTTCCATCGCTTTCTGGATCGCTGCTGGAACTTCACGCGCTTTACCGTAACCAAAACCTACGCGACCATTGCCATCACCCACTACAGTTAGTGCGGTGAAGCTAAAAATACGGCCACCTTTTACAGTTTTAGATACGCGATTTACCGCGATCAGCTTTTCCTGCAGTTCGCCAGCTTGTTTTTCGATGTGAGCCATCTTACACCTCTACCTTAGAACTGAAGGCCAGCTTCACGGGCAGCATCTGCCAGTGCCTGGACACGACCATGATATTGGAAACCAGAGCGGTCAAAAGATACGCCTTTGATGCCCTTCTCCAACGCGCGCTCAGCAATAGTTTTACCTACAGCGATTGCAGCATCTTTGTTCCCAGTATATTTCAGTTGTTCACTGATTGCTTTTTCTACAGTAGAAGCAGCGACCAGAACTTCAGAACCATTCGGAGCAATTACCTGTGCGTAAATATGACGCGGGGTACGATGTACCACCAGGCGAGTTGCACCCAGCTCTTTGAGCTTGCGGCGTGCGCGGGTCGCACGACGGATACGAGCAGATTTCTTATCCATAGTGTTACCTTACTTCTTCTTAGCCTCTTTGGTACGCACGACTTCGTCGGCGTAACGGACACCCTTGCCTTTATAAGGCTCAGGACGACGGTAAGCGCGCAGATCTGCTGCCACTTGTCCGATTAACTGCTTATCAGCGCCTTTCAGCACGATTTCAGTCTGGGACGGGCATTCAGCAGTAATACCTGCTGGCAGAGCATGTTCAACTGGGTGAGAAAAGCCTAAAGCTAAATTCACAGAGTTGCCCTTGACTGCTGCACGGTAACCGACACCTACCAACTGAAGCTTCTTAGTGAAGCCATCGGTAACACCAACAACCATTGCGTTAAGCAGCGCACGAGTGGTACCCGCTTGGGCCCACGCATTTGCAAAACCTTCGCGTGGTGCGAAAGTCAGTGCGTTATCAGCATGCTTAACTTCAACGGCGTCGTGGACTGTACGAGTCAGCTCGCCGTTTTTACCCTTAATCGAAATTACCTGACCGTTGAGTTTGACCTCTACGCCGGCAGGAATGACGACGGGTGCTTTTGCAACACGAGACATTCTTTCCTCCCGATTAAGCTACGTAGCAGAGAATCTCGCCACCAAGACCAGCCTGGCGAGCTGCACGATCAGTCATAACACCTTTAGAGGTAGAAATAACAGCGATACCCAAACCGGCCATAACTTTTGGCAGCTCATCTTTTTTCTTATAGATGCGCAGACCTGGACGGCTGATACGTTGAATGCTTTCTACCACTGCCTTGCCCTGGAAGTACTTAAGTACTAATTCCAGTACAGGCTTGGTGTCGCCTTCGATTTTGAAATCTTCAATAAAACCTTCTTCCTTCAGCACGTTGGCAATTGCCACTTTCAGCTTGGAGGAAGGCATGGTGACCGCAACTTTGTTCGCGGCTTGACCGTTACGGATACGGGTCAGCATATCCGCGATCGGATCTTGCATGCTCATCTGTCTTTACTCCCGTGATTCAATTGGTGACAATTACCAGCTAGCCTTTTTCAGACCCGGGATTTCACCGCGCATAGCGGCTTCACGGACCTTAATACGGCTCAACCCGAACTTACGCAGGAAAGCGTGCGGACGGCCAGTTTGACGGCAGCGGTTACGCTGACGGGACGGGCTGGAATCACGCGGCAGAGTCTGCAGCTTAAGAACAGCATCCCAACGATCTTCGTCAGAAGCGTTCACGTTAGAGATGATCGCTTTCAGTTCAACGCGTTTGGCAAAGAACTTATCAGCTAATTTCACGCGCTTGACTTCGCGTGCTTTCATGGATTGCTTAGCCATTAGTAACCCTACCTTACTTGCGGAACGGGAAGTTGAAAGCAGTCAGCAGCGCACGGCCTTCATCATCGGATTTCGCAGTAGTGGTAATGGTAATATCCAAACCACGAACGCGATCGACTTTATCATAATCGATTTCCGGGAAGATGATCTGTTCACGCACGCCCATGCTGTAGTTACCACGACCATCGAATGACTTAGCAGACAAGCCACGGAAGTCACGGATACGAGGTACAGCAATGGAAATCAGACGCTCAAAGAACTCCCACATGCGTTCGCCACGCAGAGTTACTTTACAGCCGATCGGATAGCCCTGGCGGATTTTGAAGCCTGCAACTGATTTGCGTGCTTTAGTGATCAACGGCTTTTGACCGGAGATTGCTGCTAAGTCAGCTGCTGCATTATCCAGCAGTTTCTTATCAGCGATCGCTTCACCAACACCCATATTCAGGGTAATCTTCTCGACCCGTGGGACTTGCATGACAGAATTGTAGCCGAACTCAGACATGAGTTGCTTGACTACTTCGTCTTTGTAGTAATCATGCAGTTTCGCCATCGTACTACTCCAAATTACTTGATAGTTTCGCTGTTAGATTTGAAGAAACGGACTTTTTTGCCGTCTTCGAATCTAAAGCCTACACGGTCAGCCTTACCGGTTGCCGCATTGAAGAGAGCAATGTTAGAAACCTGAATAGCAGCTTCTTTTTCAACAATGCCACCTGGTTGGTTCAGGGCCGGAACCGGCTTCTGATGTTTCTTAACCAGATTAATTCCTTCAACGATGACCTTGCCAGAAGACAGGACATTTTTTACTTTACCGCGCTTACCTTTATCTTTACCGGTTAGCACGATAACTTCGTCATCACGACGGATTTTCGCTGCCATGGTTCGCTCCTTAGAGTACTTCTGGTGCCAGAGAGATAATTTTCATGAACTTTTCATTACGCAGTTCACGAGTTACCGGCCCAAAAATACGCGTACCGATAGGCTGCTCAGAGTTATTGTTTAAAATAACACAAGCATTGCCATCGAAGCGAATGACAGAACCGTCCGGGCGACGAACACCCTTCTTGGTGCGCACCACTACCGCCTTCAGCACATCGCCTTTCTTGACCTTGCCACGAGGAATTGCTTCCTTGATGGTGATCTTGATGATGTCGCCGACGCCTGCGTAGCGACGGTGCGAGCCACCTAGAACCTTGATACACATTACGCGACGTGCACCGGAGTTGTCGGCCACGTTCAGCATAGTCTGTTCTTGGATCATGTTAGTGCTCCGCTAATGTCAACTACAACTTTGGACCCAGAATGGGTCGTTTGAAATCCCCACAATTGAGGGCGCAGCATTATAACACCGCTTCCAGAATATGGGTAGAAAAAATAAACGGCTCAGTTTTTGAGCCGTTTATAGTACTCGAGATGCGTACTGTATTACAGAACGGCTTTCTCTACAACGCGAACAAGTGTCCAAGACTTAGTCTTAGACAGTGGACGGCATTCGCGGATTTCTACCACGTCACCGATACCACATTCATTGTTCTCGTCGTGTACGTGCAGCTTGGTCGTACGTTTGATGAATTTACCATACATTGGGTGCTTCACCATACGCTCGATCGTAACAACAACGGATTTCTCCATTTTGTCACTAACTACTCGACCTTGCAGAGTACGGATTTGATCAGTCATTACGCACCCGCCTTCTCAGTCAGTAAAGTCTTAACGCGTGCGACATCACGACGCACTTGCTTCAACAGGTGAGATTGTTGCAGCTGACCGCTTGCCGCTTGCATGCGCAGGTTAAATTGCTCACGCAGCAGGCTCAGCAGTTCAGTGTTCAGCTCTTCAACACTTTTCTCACGCAGCTCTTGTGCTTTCATTACATCACCGTCTTAGTTACAAAGGTGGTTTTGATAGGCAGTTTCGCTGCTGCCAGCTTGAAGGCCTCACGGGCCAGCTCTTCAGGCACGCCGTCCATTTCGTACAGGACTTTACCCGGCTGGATCAAGGCAACCCAATACTCTACGTTACCTTTACCTTTACCCATACGAACTTCAAGCGGCTTTTCAGTGATCGGCTTGTCTGGGAACACACGGATCCAGATTTTACCCTGACGCTTAACTGCACGAGTCATCGCACGACGAGCTGCTTCGATTTGACGAGCAGTCAGACGGCCACGGCCAACAGCTTTCAGACCGAAAGTGCCGAAGCTAACATCCGTACCTTGCGCCAGACCACGGTTGCGGCCTTTGTGCACCTTACGGAATTTTGTACGCTTTGGTTGTAACATTCAGCGACTCTCCTTACTTGCGGCCTTTACGCTGCTGCTTTTTAGGTTGAGCAGCCGGTTTTTCCGGTTGTTCAACTGCAGCCATACCACCCAGGATCTCACCTTTGAAGATCCATACCTTAACGCCGATTACACCATAAGTGGTGTGCGCTTCAGAGGTGTTGTAATCGATATCCGCACGCAGAGTATGCAACGGAACACGACCTTCACGGTACCATTCGGTACGCGCGATTTCAGCACCGCCAAGGCGGCCGCTTACTTCAACTTTAATACCTTTAGCGCCCAGACGCATTGCGTTCTGTACAGCACGCTTCATAGCACGACGGAACATAACACGACGTTCCAGCTGTGAAGTGATGCTATCAGCAACCAATTTTGCGTCCAGTTCTGGTTTACGAACTTCGGCGATATTGATTTGCGCAGGAACGCCAGCGATATCCGCTACGACCTTACGCAGTTTTTCGACATCTTCACCTTTCTTGCCGATAACGATGCCTGGACGAGCAGTGTGAATAGTCACACGGATGCTCTTCGCAGGACGCTCGATAACGATGCGAGAAACGGAAGCTTTCGCCAGTTCCTTAGTCAGGAATTGACGAACTTTAAAGTCGCTGTCCAGGTTGTCAGCGAACTCTTTGGTATTCGCGAACCAAGTAGAGTTCCAAGGTTTGACAATACCCAGGCGAATACCATTAGGATGTACTTTCTGACCCATTGCTAGTCTCCAGAGTCTCAGCGATCGGACACAACCACTGTAATGTGGCTGGTGCGCTTCAGGATACGATCTGCACGACCTTTAGCACGCGGCATAATGCGCTTCATGCTTGGGCCTTCGTCGACGAAGATTTTCGTCACTTTCAGATCATCGATGTCAGCGCCATCGTTGTGTTCTGCGTTAGCAATAGCAGACTCAAGTACTTTCTTAACCAGACCAGCAGCTTTCTTGTTGGTGTAGGCTAAAGTTTCCAGAGCTTGCGACACTTTCTTACCGCGGATCAGGTCAGCAACGAGGCGAACCTTCTGAGCAGAAGAACGAGCGTGGCGATGTTTAGCGATAGTTTCCATCTCTTCCTCCTACCTTAGCGCTTTTTAGCTTTTTTATCAGCCGCATGGCCGCGATAAGTACGAGTCGGCGCGAATTCACCTAACTTGTGACCGACCATTTCATCGGCTACAAATACTGGAACGTGCTGACGACCATTATGGACAGCGATGGTCAAACCGATCATGTTTGGAAAGACCGTTGAACGACGGGACCAAGTCTTAATAGGCTTTTTGTCTCCGCTTTCCACCGCTTTCTCTACCTTCTTCAGCAAGTGCAGGTCAATGAAAGGACCTTTCTTGAGAGAACGTGGCATGGCTTATCCTCTAATTATTTTTTACTACGGCGACGTACGATGAATTTATCAGTACGCTTGTTGCTGCGGGTCTTCTTACCTTTGGTCTGCAGGCCCCATGGGGAAACAGGGTGCTTACCAAAGTTACGACCTTCACCACCACCGTGTGGATGGTCGACTGGGTTCATCGCAGTACCGCGAACGGTAGGACGAACACCACGCCAGCGGCTTGCACCTGCTTTACCCAGAACGCGCAGCATATGCTCAGCGTTACCAACTTCGCCTAAGGTAGCACGGCAGTCGGATGGGATTTTACGCATTTCACCAGAACGCAGACGCAGGGTGACATATGCACCATCGCGAGCAACGATCTGAACGTATGCGCCAGCAGAACGAGCTAGCTGACCACCTTTGCCTGGTTTCATTTCTACGTTATGAACGGTAGAACCAACCGGGATGTTACGCATCGGCAAGGTGTTGCCAGGTTTGATAGCAGCATCAACACCAGACTGAATCTGGTCACCCGCTTTCAGGCCTTTAGGCGCCAGGATATAACGGCGTTCGCCGTCTTTGTACAGAACCAGTGCGATATTCGCAGAACGGTTCGGATCATATTCCAGACGCTCAACAACAGCAGGAATACCATCTTTGTTGCGTTTGAAGTCAACCAGACGATAATGCTGTTTGTGACCACCACCGATGTGACGAGTGGTGATGCGGCCATTGTTGTTACGGCCACCGGATTTGCTCAGTTTTTCAAGCAACGGGGCATACGGTTTGCCCTTGTGCAGCTCAGGGTTAACCACTTTAACAACGTGGCGACGACCCGGAGATGTCGGTTTACATTTAACAATTGCCATTGTTCGCTACTCCTCCGACTTACTCTGCGCCGCCGATGAAGTCCAGATTCTGGCCTTCTTTCAGGGTGACGTAAGCTTTTTTCCAGTCGCTACGACGACCAACACGCTGACCGTGACGCTTCACTTTACCTTTAACTACCAGGGTGTGAACTGCATCAACTTCAACTTCGAACAGTTTCTTAACTGCGGCTTTGATTTCTGCTTTAGTTGCATCTTTAGCAACTTTGAGAACGATGGTGTTGGTTTTTTCCATCACCATAGACGCTTTTTCAGAAACGTGCGGCGCGCGCAGTACTTTCAGCAGACGTTCTTCACGGATCATGCCAGCATCTCCTCAACTTGCTTCACAGCGTCAGCAGTCATAACCACTTTGTCGAAGGCGATCAAGCTAACTGGGTCGATACCTGTAACGTCACGCACATCAACCTTGTACAGGTTGCGAGCGGCCAGGAACAGATTTTCGTCGACTTCGCCGGTTACAATCAGCACGTCTTCCAGCGCCATGTCTTTCAGTTTCTGTGCCAGCAGCTTAGTTTTAGGCGCTTCTACAGAGAACTTCTCGACGACGATCAGACGATCTTGACGTACCAGTTCGGACAGAATGCTTTTCAGCGCGCCGCGGTACATCTTTTTGTTAACTTTTTGACTGTGATCCTGAGGCTTCGCAGCGAATGAAACGCCACCGGAACGCCAGATCGGGCTCTTAACAGAACCAGAACGAGCGCGACCAGTACCTTTCTGACGCCACGGTTTTTTGCCTGAACCAGTTACTTCAGCACGGGTCTTCTGAGCACGAGTACCTTGACGGGCACCAGCTGCATAAGCAACTACAACCTGGTGTACCAGCGCTTCGTTGAAATCACGACCGAAGGTAGTTTCGGAAACAGTCAGCGCGCTTTGCGCGTCTTTCAATACTAATTCCATTCCTATCTCCTCACGCCTTAACAGCTGGTTTAACGATCAGGTCGCCACCGGTTGCACCCGGAACAGCACCCTTAACCAGCAGCAGGTTGCGCTCAGCGTCAACACGTACTACATCCAGGCTCTGAACGGTTACGCGTTCGTTACCCAGTTGGCCTGCCATT
This is a stretch of genomic DNA from Hafnia alvei. It encodes these proteins:
- the rplV gene encoding 50S ribosomal protein L22, whose protein sequence is METIAKHRHARSSAQKVRLVADLIRGKKVSQALETLAYTNKKAAGLVKKVLESAIANAEHNDGADIDDLKVTKIFVDEGPSMKRIMPRAKGRADRILKRTSHITVVVSDR
- the rplP gene encoding 50S ribosomal protein L16 → MLQPKRTKFRKVHKGRNRGLAQGTDVSFGTFGLKAVGRGRLTARQIEAARRAMTRAVKRQGKIWIRVFPDKPITEKPLEVRMGKGKGNVEYWVALIQPGKVLYEMDGVPEELAREAFKLAAAKLPIKTTFVTKTVM
- the rplW gene encoding 50S ribosomal protein L23, with the translated sequence MIREERLLKVLRAPHVSEKASMVMEKTNTIVLKVAKDATKAEIKAAVKKLFEVEVDAVHTLVVKGKVKRHGQRVGRRSDWKKAYVTLKEGQNLDFIGGAE
- the rplD gene encoding 50S ribosomal protein L4, coding for MELVLKDAQSALTVSETTFGRDFNEALVHQVVVAYAAGARQGTRAQKTRAEVTGSGKKPWRQKGTGRARSGSVKSPIWRSGGVSFAAKPQDHSQKVNKKMYRGALKSILSELVRQDRLIVVEKFSVEAPKTKLLAQKLKDMALEDVLIVTGEVDENLFLAARNLYKVDVRDVTGIDPVSLIAFDKVVMTADAVKQVEEMLA
- the rpsS gene encoding 30S ribosomal protein S19; its protein translation is MPRSLKKGPFIDLHLLKKVEKAVESGDKKPIKTWSRRSTVFPNMIGLTIAVHNGRQHVPVFVADEMVGHKLGEFAPTRTYRGHAADKKAKKR
- the rplB gene encoding 50S ribosomal protein L2; its protein translation is MAIVKCKPTSPGRRHVVKVVNPELHKGKPYAPLLEKLSKSGGRNNNGRITTRHIGGGHKQHYRLVDFKRNKDGIPAVVERLEYDPNRSANIALVLYKDGERRYILAPKGLKAGDQIQSGVDAAIKPGNTLPMRNIPVGSTVHNVEMKPGKGGQLARSAGAYVQIVARDGAYVTLRLRSGEMRKIPSDCRATLGEVGNAEHMLRVLGKAGASRWRGVRPTVRGTAMNPVDHPHGGGEGRNFGKHPVSPWGLQTKGKKTRSNKRTDKFIVRRRSKK
- the rpsC gene encoding 30S ribosomal protein S3; this translates as MGQKVHPNGIRLGIVKPWNSTWFANTKEFADNLDSDFKVRQFLTKELAKASVSRIVIERPAKSIRVTIHTARPGIVIGKKGEDVEKLRKVVADIAGVPAQINIAEVRKPELDAKLVADSITSQLERRVMFRRAMKRAVQNAMRLGAKGIKVEVSGRLGGAEIARTEWYREGRVPLHTLRADIDYNTSEAHTTYGVIGVKVWIFKGEILGGMAAVEQPEKPAAQPKKQQRKGRK